In Cydia pomonella isolate Wapato2018A chromosome 27, ilCydPomo1, whole genome shotgun sequence, a single genomic region encodes these proteins:
- the LOC133532818 gene encoding transcriptional regulatory protein AlgP-like — protein sequence MHGDHSDNYERLLDPFGQACEASEAIELEPCNDGVIRRPETGATFAYLEASEGAWYRARRLGAARAALLDAARLVRLAPGAAARRLPRDFAAIPEFCAHLANHNVQLKDQVQCTVVSKSGETLNVSLVNLETGAALGSGTVRRWLPRLDTPAAAPAAPPAAAVAAPPAVAAAAPPAAAPAQPAAPSGPAPPPQVSRPAVSHGGSYVLVDAAAPERVFVRPAARGPQAEFDEIVCEVALYGAAEDTPRLKELPQAGQTVVARFTDGHHYRALVQRVSSKHRRCLLEYIEYGECC from the exons ATGCACGGGGACCACTCGGACAACTACGAGCGCCTGCTGGACCCGTTCGGACAGGCCTGTGAAGCCAGCGAGGCCATAGA ACTGGAACCGTGTAATGATGGTGTAATTCGCAGGCCGGAGACGGGCGCCACGTTCGCGTACCTGGAGGCGTCAGAGGGCGCGTGGTACCGCGCGCGGCGCctgggcgcggcgcgcgcggcgctgCTGGACGCGGCGCGGCTCGTGCGCCTGGCGcccggcgccgccgcccgccgcctgCCGCGGGACTTCGCCGCCATACCCGAGTTCTGCGCGCACCTCGCCAACCACAACGTGCAG CTAAAAGACCAAGTGCAATGCACAGTAGTGTCCAAATCGGGCGAGACCCTCAACGTGTCCCTCGTGAACCTGGAGACGGGCGCGGCGCTCGGCTCCGGCACCGTGCGGCGCTGGCTGCCGCGCCTCGACACGCCGGCAGCTGCACCTGCTGCACCTCCCGCTGCTGCAGTTGCTGCACCTCCTGCTGTTGCAGCTGCTGCACCTCCTGCTGCCGCGCCCGCTCAGCCTGCTGCACCGAGTG gtcccgcgccgccgccgcaggtGAGCCGGCCGGCCGTCAGCCACGGCGGCAGCTACGTGCTGGTGGACGCCGCGGCGCCCGAGCGCGTGTTCGTGCGGCCCGCCGCCAGGGGCCCGCAGGCCGAGTTCGACGAGATCGTGTGTGAGGTGGCGCTGTACGGTGCCGCAG AAGACACGCCGCGGCTGAAGGAGCTGCCCCAGGCGGGGCAGACGGTGGTGGCGCGCTTCACGGACGGCCACCACTACCGCGCGCTCGTGCAGCGCGTCAGCTCCAAGCACCGGCGCTGCCTGCTCGAGTACATCGAGTACGGTGAGTGTTGCTGA